A stretch of the Drosophila sulfurigaster albostrigata strain 15112-1811.04 chromosome 2L, ASM2355843v2, whole genome shotgun sequence genome encodes the following:
- the LOC133839074 gene encoding tyrosine-protein kinase Dnt, which yields MKMPTAGCQKAKNMFNNSKKMFLALLTLTALLLRDGSGVAAHLNVFLNPEEVMRLLGVSAEVYYVREGHINNYALNFIVPVPANVQDVSFTWQSLAGRSLPYSLNVMTSDQEVVPRPALNVSGIGEIPTHIQTWSVALRCSGVRAAEVDITISLEVILNRSLNNVTHLVFRRRKICLLNENEDDLKQTLANDQDDPQLLETVLPPPTGLITLVVGVTVAMSAVCVLLVIAYCVRGAAAKRQHHQHGGQPMRTSSFQRLNTQPPCQSSLGSAAYMTPSLIAPVHASSLPRKVAVSVEQQQQPEELHRRISELTVERCRVRLSSLLQEGTFGRVYRGTYNDNQDVLVKTVAQHASQMQVLLLLQEGMLLYGASHPGILSVLGVSIEDHTTPFVLYPALNNTRNLKLFLLDPACARTVTTIQIVMMASQLSMALDHLHSHGVVHKDIATRNCIIDDQLRVKLSDSSLSRDLFPADYNCLGDSENRPIKWMSLEALQHKQFSEASDSWAFGVLMWELCTSAKQPYAEVDPFEMEHYLKDGYRLAQPFNCPDELFTIMAYCWALLPGERPTFAQLQSCLSDFYSQITRYV from the exons GTGTCTCCGCCGAAGTCTACTATGTTAGGGAGGGACACATCAACAATTACGCTCTGAATTTCATTGTCCCAGTTCCAGCGAATGTCCAGGACGTGAGCTTCACGTGGCAATCGTTGGCTGGTCGCTCGCTTCCCTACAGTCTGAATGTGATGACATCGGATCAGGAGGTGGTGCCGCGACCGGCGTTGAATGTGTCGGGAATTGGTGAAATTCCCACGCACATTCAGACCTGGTCAGTGGCGCTGCGATGCAGTGGAGTGCGTGCTGCCGAGGTGGACATCACGATCAGTTTGGAAGTAATACTGAATCGGTCACTGAACAATGTCACACACTTGGTGTTTCGCCGCAGGAAGATCTGTCTGCTCAACGAGAACGAGGATGACCTCAAGCAGACGCTGGCCAATGATCAGGACGATCCTCAGTTGCTGGAGACGGTGCTGCCACCGCCCACGGGACTAATCACGCTCGTGGTTGGCGTGACTGTGGCCATGAGTGCTGTCTGCGTCCTCCTGGTGATCGCGTACTGTGTGCGAGGCGCGGCAGCCAAGcggcagcatcatcagcatgGCGGTCAGCCCATGCGCACGTCTAGCTTCCAGCGTCTAAATACTCAACCTCCTTGCCAATCCTCGCTGGGTTCAGCCGCATATATGACGCCATCACTGATCGCTCCCGTTCATGCCTCATCGTTGCCCCGGAAGGTGGCTGTGTCGgtggagcagcaacagcagccagaggAGCTGCATCGTCGCATCTCTGAACTGACCGTGGAACGCTGTCGCGTACGCCTCTCGAGCCTGCTGCAGGAGGGAACCTTTGGGCGTGTCTATCGCGGCACCTACAACGATAACCAGGATGTGCTGGTGAAGACAGTGGCCCAGCACGCAAGCCAGATGCAAGTACTGTTGCTCCTGCAGGAGGGCATGCTACTCTATGGCGCCTCGCATCCCGGCATACTCTCCGTCCTGGGCGTGTCCATTGAGGATCACACGACGCCCTTTGTTCTCTATCCCGCGCTGAACAACACTCGTAATCTGAAGCTATTCCTCTTGGATCCCGCTTGTGCTCGCACTGTGACCACCATTCAGATAGTCATGATGGCCTCTCAGCTGTCCATGGCGCTGGATCATCTGCACAGCCACGGCGTGGTGCACAAGGACATTGCCACAAGGAACTGCAT CATTGACGATCAGCTGCGCGTAAAACTCTCCGACAGCTCGCTCTCGCGCGATCTCTTTCCAGCGGACTACAACTGCTTGGGCGACAGTGAAAATCGCCCCATCAAGTGGATGTCTCTCGAGGCGCTGCAGCACAAGCAATTTTCCGAGGCCAGCGATTCGTGGGCCTTTGGCGTGCTCATGTGGGAGCTCTGCACTTCCGCCAAGCAGCCCTATGCCGAGGTCGATCCCTTCGAGATGGAGCACTATCTGAAGGATGGTTACCGTCTAGCGCAGCCCTTCAATTGCCCCGACGAGCT ATTCACAATCATGGCCTACTGCTGGGCTCTACTGCCGGGCGAACGTCCAACCTTCGCCCAACTGCAATCCTGCCTCTCAGACTTCTATTCACAGATCACACGATACGTCTAA